One genomic segment of Impatiens glandulifera chromosome 6, dImpGla2.1, whole genome shotgun sequence includes these proteins:
- the LOC124942475 gene encoding dehydration-responsive element-binding protein 1A-like: protein MANSSWCSDPYPFSTNRNYPTSSTLSDIVHSDEEIILASSRPKRRDGRKKFNETRHPIYRGVRRRNNNKWVCEVREPSKKTRLWLGTYPTAEMAARAHDVAALALRGRGKACLNFADSVWRLPTPTSPDAKDIRKAAVEAAEAFRPREDATDSITSVACDNHLDECFSSDINVDVTSDVVYVDEEAVFEMPALLESMAEGLLISPPQYSCWEESQIEVDDQVSLWTFSI from the coding sequence ATGGCTAACTCTAGTTGGTGCTCCGACCCATACCCGTTTTCGACAAACCGAAATTACCCAACATCTTCAACACTATCCGACATCGTGCATTCCGATGAAGAGATCATATTGGCATCAAGTCGACCAAAAAGGCGTGATGGGAGGAAGAAGTTCAACGAAACGAGGCACCCGATTTATCGAGGAGTGCGTCGAAGAAACAACAACAAATGGGTATGCGAGGTTCGCGAGCCGAGCAAAAAAACTAGGTTATGGCTCGGAACTTATCCCACAGCCGAGATGGCTGCGAGGGCCCACGATGTGGCGGCATTGGCTCTACGTGGACGTGGCAAAGCGTGTCTAAACTTTGCTGACTCGGTCTGGCGTCTGCCGACGCCTACGTCGCCAGACGCCAAAGACATTAGGAAAGCGGCTGTGGAGGCGGCGGAAGCATTTAGACCTAGAGAGGATGCGACGGATAGTATAACGTCGGTCGCTTGTGATAATCATCTAGATGAATGTTTTTCGAGCGATATTAATGTTGATGTTACGAGTGATGTGGTGTATGTGGATGAGGAGGCGGTTTTTGAGATGCCCGCATTGCTCGAAAGCATGGCCGAGGGACTTTTGATTTCCCCACCACAATATAGTTGTTGGGAGGAATCACAAATTGAAGTTGATGATCAAGTTTCATTGTGGACTTTCTCAATTTAA